A single Cyclopterus lumpus isolate fCycLum1 chromosome 3, fCycLum1.pri, whole genome shotgun sequence DNA region contains:
- the LOC117751363 gene encoding phosphorylase b kinase regulatory subunit alpha, liver isoform-like: protein MNNANRRMMKNIDRNISTLGPQIFSGGLSLSSNVTSPRSTRCSSPSSTPSGILSPVGPGPGDGQLHWEDRQGQWLRRRRLDGAINRAPVGFYQKVWKILQKCHGLSIDGYVLPSSTTREMTEGEIKFAVQVESVLNHVPQPEYRQLLVETVMVLGLVADVDVDSIGGIIHVDRILHLANDLFLSDQKSHSVSDYFLEKDPATGICNFFYDSAPSGSFGTMTYLSKAAITYVQDFLPSSSCLMQ from the exons ATGAACAACGCTAACAGAAGGATGATGAAGAATATAGACAGGAATATATCAACTTTGGGCCCTCAG ATCTTCAGCGGCGGTCTTTCCCTGAGTAGCAATGTCACATCTCCTCGCTCCACG CGCTGCAGcagcccctcctccacccccagtGGGATCCTGTCCCCAGTGGGCCCCGGTCCAGGAGATGGACAGCTGCACTGGGAGGACAGGCAAGGCCAGTGGCTGAGGAGACGCAGGCTGGATGGAGCTATCAACAGAGCACCAGTGGGTTTCTACCAGAAGGTCTGGAAGATCCTGCAGAAGTGCCATGGCCTGTCCATCGATGGCTATGTGTTGCCCTCGTCCACCACGAGAGAA atgacagagggagagatcaaGTTTGCGGTGCAGGTCGAGTCCGTCCTGAACCACGTCCCCCAACCAGAGTACCGGCAGCTGCTTGTGGAGACTGTGATGGTTCTGGGCCTGGTAGCCGACGTGGACGTGGACAGCATTGGCGGCATTATACATGTGGACCGCATCCTGCATCTGGCCAACGACCTCTTCCTCAGCGACCAG AAGTCCCACAGTGTCAGTGATTATTTCCTGGAGAAGGACCCAGCGACAGGAATCTGCAACTTTTTCTACGACAGCGCCCCTAGTGGCAGCTTTGGCACCATGACCTACCTGTCCAAGGCAGCGATCACTTATGTGCAGGACTTCCTGCCGAGCTCCAGCTGCCTGATGCAGTGA
- the LOC117725751 gene encoding fibulin-1-like — translation MWGPDSGTGKSRQHRAVSASSDIDECAVNQGLGACAEQCHNAPGSYRCSCSYGYTLAGNDHSCIAECPPGYRKQPTATAPENSTAQALREDCVGRT, via the exons ATGTGGGGACCTGATAGCGGGACCGGGAAGTCTCGCCAGCACCGGGCGGTCAGCGCGTCCTCAG ATATAGACGAGTGTGCTGTTAACCAGGGGCTCGGTGCGTGTGCGGAGCAGTGCCATAACGCACCAGGATCCTACCGGTGCTCCTGCTCGTATGGTTACACCTTAGCCGGAAACGACCACAGCTGCATCGCAGAGTGTCCACCTGGCTACAGGAAGCAACCCACGGCAACAGCACCGGAGAATTCAACTGCACAAGCTCTCAGGGAGGATTGTGTCGGTAGGACATAA